CAACTGTTATTGTTGCTGCAATTACTGGACGAATTAATAAAGCTAAAATTCCAACACATGTTGAAATTGAAAAACATAAGTATAAGCTCGATAAAGACTCTGTTATCTTATTAGAACAAATAAGGACAGTTGATAAGAAGAGGCTTAAAGAAAAGTTGACCTATCTTTCGGATAAAAAAATGAAAGAAGTAAACGCAGCACTTGGAATTAGTCTAGGATTGCACATGAACCAACATAAATAGGCTTTAGGATTTATTTTCCTAAAGCCTTTTACCATGTGATAAAAGGGGGAAAGTCCATTTGACGCATCAAAACGAAGTGCGCTACTTTGATTTAGTAGATGCATTTACAAAAGATAAAAATAAAAGCCAAACACTTCAAACGGCACAGAGTTATGCGGACCATATTACAGGGAAAGGTGTTACACCAGAAGATATTGTCCGAATGCATAAAAAATATGCGGAAGAACATCAACTCACACATGCGCAACTTGTAGATAGTATGGATGTATTAGAAAAAGTGATATCAAGTTTTGGTTTCAATTATACAGATTATAAAAATTTAATTGATCGAATGGAAATTCATGATAAAGAATTAGATGTAGCATCTCGCCTTCAACAGACGATGTTAAAAACAGAAATCCCTCAGTTTGATAGTATTCAGATTGGCGTGATATCTGTAGCAGCACAACGTGTGAGTGGGGATTATTTTAACTTAATTGACCATAAAGACGGAACAATGAGTTTTGCTGTTGCTGACGTTATTGGAAAAGGTATCCCCGCTGCATTGGCGATGAGTATGATTAAATTTGGTATGGATTCATATGGACATTCTCAGTTGCCAAATGATGGATTGAAACGATTGAATCGTGTAGTTGAAAAAAATGTTAACCAAAATATGTTCATTACGATGTTTTATGGTTTATACGAAGAGATGAACCACATTTTATATTGTAGTTCAGCTGGACATGAACCAGGCTATATTTTTCGTGCAGAAAAAAATGAATTTGAAGAAATCGATGTGAGAGGTCGTATTTTAGGAGTGAGTTCACATATCCGATATGACCAAAAAGAAATAAAAATAAACATCAATGATTTAATCATTATATTCACAGATGGTGTTACAGAAATTCGTCATGAAGATGGGGATTTTATTAATAAAGATAAACTTCTTGAATTTATTAAAGGCTATAAGGAATTACATCCTCAAGACATAGTTCAACTATTATATGAAAAGTTGTTGCGCCTACATAAAGAAGGCAAACGAGACGATTTAACAATATTAATTATTAAAAGAGTCAATTAATTTCTATAAATTTAGATTAAAGCAACATAGAAGTGGGTAAAATCCCGTAGTAGAGTATATTTGTAGGAGTGTAAACAATAATGAACCTTAATATAGAATCACAAAAACACGAACAACATTATGATATCGCAGTGAGTGGAGAGCTGGATGTAGCAACTGTACCTGAATTAGAAAAAGTTTTAGTACCGATTAGACAAGCGGGCACGCATGACATTCATGTGAATTTAGAAAACCTATCTTATATGGATTCAACAGGTCTAGGTCTCTTTGTAGGCACATTAAAGTCTTTAAATCAAAATAATAAAGAATTATATATTCTAGGTGTCAATGACCGTATTAAAAGATTATTTGAAATTACGGGATTAAATGACTTAATGCATGTGAATGAAGGGACGGAGGTCGAATAACTATGCCACATAATAATGATTTTATTGAAATGAGACTTCCAGCATCAGCGGAATATGTGAGCTTGATTCGATTGACATTGTCAGGTGTTTTTACTCAAGCTGGTGCGTCATATGATGATATTGAGGATGCTAAAATTGCTGTGAGTGAAGCAGTTACTAATGCGGTTAAACATGCATATAAAGATAAAAAGGAAAAAGGCTATATCAATATTGGATTTGAAAAATGTGATACACATATTAAAATTATTGTGTCGGATCAAGGTGAAAGTTTTAATTATCAAGAGACGAAACAACAACTTGGACCCTATAAAGAAAACGAAAACATCGATTTCTTACGTGAAGGCGGTTTAGGATTATTCTTAATTGAGTCGTTAATGGATGAAGTTACAGTAGACAAAGAAACAGGTGTAACGATCAGTATGATTAAGTATATCAAAAAAGAGCAGGTGCGAAACAATGACGAAAGAGTCGAAATCAGCTAATTCTGTTTCACCTGAACAAATCAACGACTGGATTAAGCAACATCAAGAGCACCAAGATGAAGTTGCTCAAGAAAAACTTGTCATGCATTATGAAAAACTCATCGAATCTTTAGCATATAAGTATTCTAAAGGACAATCTCATCATGAAGATCTAGTACAAGTTGGTATGGTGGGACTGATTGGTGCAATCAATCGATTTGATTTATCATTTGATCGTAAATTTGAAGCATTTTTAGTTCCTACAGTGATTGGTGAAATTAAAAGGTATTTACGTGACAAAACGTGGAGTGTACATGTACCACGGCGCATTAAAGAAATTGGTCCTAGAATTAAAAAAATCAACGATGAACTTACAAATGAACTTGAACGCTCACCTTCCATTTCTGAAATTGCTGAACGATTAGAAGTGACAGAAGAAGAGGTTTTAGAAGCTATGGAAATGGGACAAAGTTATAACGCATTAAGTGTCGACCATTCGATTGAAGCGGATAAAGATGGCTCAACTGTAACGTTGTTAGACATTATGGGGAGCCAAGATGATAATTATGACTTAACTGAAAAACGAATGATTTTAGAGCGTATTATTCCTATTCTTTCAGATCGAGAACGGGAAATTATCCAATGTACATTTATAGATGGATTAAGTCAAAAAGAGACAGGGGAACGTATTGGTTTAAGCCAAATGCATGTCTCTAGACTTCAACGGACTGCTATAAAAAAACTGCAAGAGGCAGCAATGAAATAAAATCGTTTAAATTTGAATTGATACATCATATCTCAATTTAAAGTTGAAGTAGTGATGGAATATTTTAAAATAAGAGTGAATTTCAAAATGGCGATTTACAGCGAACAAGAATGAGCTGAGGCAATGAGATGTCTCAGCTTATTCTATTTTTACGAGCATCGTTATAAATCTTTTAACAACAATGTTAAAATAGTACAGTAATTATAAAGAAAGTGGTGAACACCTTGGCAAATACATTGGTTCAAGCGATACATAATGAATATCAATTTTCTATAAAACAAATCGAAGCGGTGTTAAAGCTTTTAGAAGAAAAGAATACCGTTCCATTTATTGCACGTTATCGTAAAGAAATGACGGATGGTTTAGATGAAGTAGAAATTAAAAAAATTGCAGATGAATTTCACTATATGCAAAATCTTCAAAAACGTAAAGATGAAGTCATACACAATATTGAACAACAAGGTTTGTTAACTGAGGGATTGAAACAGGACATTTTAAAACAAACTAAGCTCCAACGTGTTGAAGATTTATATCGTCCTTTTAAACAAAAGAAAAAAACGAGAGCCACAGAAGCGAAACGAAAAGGACTCGCACCCTTAGCGGATTGGATTTATGCGCAAAATGAGACAACGCCTATTGAAAAAAAAGCACAAAATTATGTTAATGAAGAAGTTTTAACAATAGAAGAAGCAATTTTAGGAGCACAAGATATCATTGCAGAACACATCGCAGATCAACCTAAATATCGTCAACGTATTTTAAAAGATACTTGCCATCATGGTATGATCGTTACTACAAAAAAGAAAAATGCAGATGATGTAAATGAAACGTATGCCATGTATTATGATTATTCGGAACCATTAAAGCGTTTAGCGAATCATAGAATTTTAGCAATGAATCGTGGAGAAAAAGAAAAAATATTATCGATTAAAATTGAAGTTGATAAAGCGTTATTGCTACAGTACATCAAACGCGCAGAAATAAAGGCAAATCATGCATTATCACACGTAGTGTTAAATGCAATTGATGATGCAATGAAACGTTTAATTTTTCCTTCGATAGAACGTGAAATTCGTACTGATTTAACGACACGTGCGGAAGAAAGTGCAATTGAAGTTTTTAGTAAAAACCTTAAACAATTATTATTACAACCACCTTTAAAACAAAAACAAATTTTAGGTATTGACCCGGCTTATCGAACGGGATGTAAGCTTGCAGTAATAAGTCCTTTAGGTTCGTTTATTGCTAAATCTGTCATATACCCGCACCCACCCGTATCTAAATTGAAAGAAGCAGAACGCCTGTTTTTAGATATAGTTAATACGTACAATATAGATTTAATTGCAATTGGTAATGGTACAGCGAGTCGAGAAACAGAACAGTTCGTTGCGAATATGATTCAAACACATGATTTAAATGTACAATATATTATTGTTAATGAAGCAGGCGCATCTGTGTATTCAGCATCAGATATTGCGAGACAAGAATTCCCAGATTTTCAAGTAGAAGAACGCAGTGCTGTTTCCATTGCGCGACGCGTTCAAGATCCATTAAGCGAACTCGTTAAAATTGACCCGAAATCGATAGGTGTTGGACAATATCAACACGATGTGAATCAAAAGCAATTAGGAGAAGCGTTGGATTTTGTTGTTGAAACAGCAGTAAACCAAGTCGGTGTTAATGTGAATACAGCTTCAAGTACTTTATTACAACATGTAGCTGGATTATCTAAACCGATAGCAAATAATATCATTCAATATCGCGAAGAAAATGGGACAATCAAACATCATAAAGAAATAAAAAAAGTGAAACGTTTAGGAGCAAAAACATTTGAACAAAGTATAGGTTTCTTAAGGATTGTAGATGGGGATGAACCACTAGATAATACACCTATCCATCCAGAAAGTTATTCAGCTACTTATCAATTATTAGAAGAATTAAAGATTGATGTTACAACGCTTGGAAGCGCTGCGCATCTCGACACATTTAAAACGTTGGACATCCAAACTTATGCACATCAATTAAACATTGGCATACCAACTTTAGAAGATATTGTACAATCACTTATGGCTCCGCATCGTGATCCACGTGACAAATATGAAACACCTCAATTAAAATCAGATGTGCTATCTATTGAAGATTTATCTAGAGGTATGAAATTAAATGGCACAGTAAGAAATGTCGTTGATTTTGGTGCATTTATAGATGTAGGCGTAAAACAAGATGGCTTGGTTCATATTTCAAAGTTGGCAAAACGTTTTGTAAAACACCCCATGGATGTTGTAAGTGTCGGTGATATTGTAGAAGTGTGGGTAGATGGGATTGATCAACATAAAGGAAAAGTCTCATTAACAATGATTGATCCAAATGGATAACCAATATTTGCAAGTGCGTGCAGAATATATTGCTAAAAAATATTTTGGGCGTTCGTTTCGTCATCAAATTTATTTTAATGAACGATTGCGCACAACAGGTGGCCGCTATCTACTAAACACACATCACATTGAAATCAATCCTAAACAATATGAACATTTTGGAGAAAAAGCCATTGATAACATTATTAAACATGAGCTTTGCCATTATTTCTTACATTTAGATGGTAAAGGGTATCAACATAAAGATGCAGATTTTAAATTGTTAAGTCAACAGGTATGTGCGCCAAGGTACTGTACACCAACACTTTCATATCGCCAGCGCGCGAATTATGAATATACATGTATAAAGTGTCATCAAAAGTTTCTTCGGATTCGCAAGGTGAATATTAAAAAAATGAGATGTGGTCAATGTGGCGGTGAATTAAAAATGATTTCTCGCTTATAATAAAGTAAGGTTGTTATCTTATAAATATGATTAAAAGGATAAAGATTCTATTAAAGACGAATTTTTATCCTTTTTCACATTGGAAATAATATTGACTTTAAATGCTATGCTACGTATAATAATACAGG
The sequence above is a segment of the Staphylococcus hyicus genome. Coding sequences within it:
- a CDS encoding type II toxin-antitoxin system PemK/MazF family toxin; translation: MKRGDVYLADLSPVQGSEQGGVRPVVIIQNDTGNKYSPTVIVAAITGRINKAKIPTHVEIEKHKYKLDKDSVILLEQIRTVDKKRLKEKLTYLSDKKMKEVNAALGISLGLHMNQHK
- a CDS encoding SpoIIE family protein phosphatase; the encoded protein is MTHQNEVRYFDLVDAFTKDKNKSQTLQTAQSYADHITGKGVTPEDIVRMHKKYAEEHQLTHAQLVDSMDVLEKVISSFGFNYTDYKNLIDRMEIHDKELDVASRLQQTMLKTEIPQFDSIQIGVISVAAQRVSGDYFNLIDHKDGTMSFAVADVIGKGIPAALAMSMIKFGMDSYGHSQLPNDGLKRLNRVVEKNVNQNMFITMFYGLYEEMNHILYCSSAGHEPGYIFRAEKNEFEEIDVRGRILGVSSHIRYDQKEIKININDLIIIFTDGVTEIRHEDGDFINKDKLLEFIKGYKELHPQDIVQLLYEKLLRLHKEGKRDDLTILIIKRVN
- a CDS encoding anti-sigma factor antagonist, translating into MNLNIESQKHEQHYDIAVSGELDVATVPELEKVLVPIRQAGTHDIHVNLENLSYMDSTGLGLFVGTLKSLNQNNKELYILGVNDRIKRLFEITGLNDLMHVNEGTEVE
- the rsbW gene encoding anti-sigma B factor RsbW, with the translated sequence MPHNNDFIEMRLPASAEYVSLIRLTLSGVFTQAGASYDDIEDAKIAVSEAVTNAVKHAYKDKKEKGYINIGFEKCDTHIKIIVSDQGESFNYQETKQQLGPYKENENIDFLREGGLGLFLIESLMDEVTVDKETGVTISMIKYIKKEQVRNNDERVEIS
- the sigB gene encoding RNA polymerase sigma factor SigB, with protein sequence MTKESKSANSVSPEQINDWIKQHQEHQDEVAQEKLVMHYEKLIESLAYKYSKGQSHHEDLVQVGMVGLIGAINRFDLSFDRKFEAFLVPTVIGEIKRYLRDKTWSVHVPRRIKEIGPRIKKINDELTNELERSPSISEIAERLEVTEEEVLEAMEMGQSYNALSVDHSIEADKDGSTVTLLDIMGSQDDNYDLTEKRMILERIIPILSDREREIIQCTFIDGLSQKETGERIGLSQMHVSRLQRTAIKKLQEAAMK
- a CDS encoding Tex family protein, encoding MANTLVQAIHNEYQFSIKQIEAVLKLLEEKNTVPFIARYRKEMTDGLDEVEIKKIADEFHYMQNLQKRKDEVIHNIEQQGLLTEGLKQDILKQTKLQRVEDLYRPFKQKKKTRATEAKRKGLAPLADWIYAQNETTPIEKKAQNYVNEEVLTIEEAILGAQDIIAEHIADQPKYRQRILKDTCHHGMIVTTKKKNADDVNETYAMYYDYSEPLKRLANHRILAMNRGEKEKILSIKIEVDKALLLQYIKRAEIKANHALSHVVLNAIDDAMKRLIFPSIEREIRTDLTTRAEESAIEVFSKNLKQLLLQPPLKQKQILGIDPAYRTGCKLAVISPLGSFIAKSVIYPHPPVSKLKEAERLFLDIVNTYNIDLIAIGNGTASRETEQFVANMIQTHDLNVQYIIVNEAGASVYSASDIARQEFPDFQVEERSAVSIARRVQDPLSELVKIDPKSIGVGQYQHDVNQKQLGEALDFVVETAVNQVGVNVNTASSTLLQHVAGLSKPIANNIIQYREENGTIKHHKEIKKVKRLGAKTFEQSIGFLRIVDGDEPLDNTPIHPESYSATYQLLEELKIDVTTLGSAAHLDTFKTLDIQTYAHQLNIGIPTLEDIVQSLMAPHRDPRDKYETPQLKSDVLSIEDLSRGMKLNGTVRNVVDFGAFIDVGVKQDGLVHISKLAKRFVKHPMDVVSVGDIVEVWVDGIDQHKGKVSLTMIDPNG
- a CDS encoding SprT family protein, which gives rise to MDNQYLQVRAEYIAKKYFGRSFRHQIYFNERLRTTGGRYLLNTHHIEINPKQYEHFGEKAIDNIIKHELCHYFLHLDGKGYQHKDADFKLLSQQVCAPRYCTPTLSYRQRANYEYTCIKCHQKFLRIRKVNIKKMRCGQCGGELKMISRL